The following proteins come from a genomic window of Oncorhynchus clarkii lewisi isolate Uvic-CL-2024 chromosome 23, UVic_Ocla_1.0, whole genome shotgun sequence:
- the LOC139381343 gene encoding ran GTPase-activating protein 1-like produces MASDDIALLAEALSKTHVGYGELSYKGQGLKLDNTESVKELVREIEEYQGLRALRLEGNTVGVEAAQAIAKALECKDQLQSCHWSDMFTGRLRSEIPTALRSLGSALMTAGARLRELDLSDNAFGPDGVKGIETLLKSSVCHSLQELRLNNCGMGIGGGKILAAALTECHEQSSVLGAPLKLKVFQAGRNRLENEGATALALAFQLMGSLEEVHMPQNGINHAGVTALAIAMQHNPHLRILNLNDNTFTKRGALAMAQALRHLRTVQVINFGDCLVRSEGAIALSAVLREGLPTLKELNLSFGEITEAAALVLAQAVQDKPHMEKLDLNGNCLGEEGCEALKETMDNMDRADILASLSDDEGEPDEDEEEEEEVEDEENGKEMKENGVKDERESPVKLEPTCHPEILSFLSSPTAETLLKLGDNRTGLIQQHVDVSDPDKVADAFLRISSLYSDDHEVKKAVLETIDILLKKAFSGSSLQTYSFLSTLLVMLGLLKGEGKAKKVQVLPGHLLVLEHAVQQDYFPQDHATLLDTFVSRHGKALKSCSHARDSLKSTLERRISPEC; encoded by the exons ATGGCTTCCGATGACATTGCCCTGCTGGCCGAGGCGCTGTCCAAGACTCATGTAGGATATGGAGAGTTGAGCTACAAGGGCCAGGGACTGAAGCTGGACAACACAGAGTCTG TGAAGGAGTTGGTGCGGGAAATAGAGGAGTACCAGGGACTCCGGGCCCTGCGGTTGGAGGGAAACACAGTGGGAGTGGAGGCAGCGCAGGCTATCGCCAAAGCCTTGGAGTGCAAAGACCAACTTCAG AGTTGCCACTGGAGCGATATGTTCACGGGTCGCTTGCGCTCAGAAATCCCAACTGCCCTG AGGTCCCTGGGCAGTGCGTTGATGACAGCAGGGGCCAGACTGCGAGAGCTTGACCTGAGTGATAACGCCTTTGGGCCAGATGGGGTAAAGGGCATTGAGACTCTACTGAAGAGCTCTGTGTGTCACTCTCTACAGGAGCTGAGACTCAACAACTGTGGCATGGGCATCGGAGGGGGCAAG ATCCTGGCGGCAGCGTTGACTGAGTGTCATGAACAGTCCAGTGTTCTCGGTGCCCCACTGAAACTGAAAGTGTTCCAAGCAGGCAGAAACCGCTTGGAGAACGAAGGAGCCACAGCCCTTGCCCTGGCATTTCAG CTGATGGGAAGCCTAGAGGAGGTGCACATGCCCCAGAATGGGATCAACCATGCTGGGGTGACTGCTCTGGCCATCGCCATgcagcacaacccccacctgcgCATCCTCAACCTCAACGACAACACCTTCACCAAGAGAGGGGCGCTGGCTATGGCTCAG gCTCTGAGGCACCTGAGGACTGTGCAGGTGATCAACTTTGGGGACTGCCTGGTGCGTTCTGAAGGGGCCAtcgctctctctgctgtcctGAGAGAGGGACTGCCCACTCTTAAG GAGCTAAATCTGTCCTTTGGGGAGATCACGGAAGCTGCAGCACTGGTGTTGGCTCAGGCCGTACAAGACAAACCCCATATGGAAAAACTGGATCTCAATG GTAACTGTttgggggaggaggggtgtgaggcTCTGAAGGAGACCATGGACAACATGGACAGGGCTGACATACTGGCATCTCTCAG TGATGATGAGGGAGAGCCtgatgaagatgaggaggaagaggaggaggttgaAGATGAGGAGAATGGCAAAGAGATGAAGGAGAATGGAGTGAAGGATGAAAGAGAGAGCCCAGTGAAGCTTGAGCCAACTTGTCATCCAGAGATCCTCTCTTTCCTCAGCTCCCCCACCGCTGAGACACTGCTCAAACTGGGGGACAACAGGACTGGACTCATCCAGCAACAC GTGGATGTCTCTGACCCTGATAAGGTTGCCGATGCCTTCCTGAGAATCTCCTCTCTGTACAGTGATGACCACGAGGTCAAGAAGGCTGTCCTGGAGACTATTG ACATCCTGTTGAAGAAGGCATTCTCTGGTTCCTCCCTGCAGACCTACAGCTTCCTGTCCACTCTACTGGTGATGCTGGGGCTCCTCAAG GGTGAGGGCAAGGCGAAGAAGGTGCAGGTGTTACCTGGTCACCTGTTGGTTTTGGAGCACGCTGTCCAACAGGACTACTTCCCCCAGGACCACGCCACCCTGCTGGACACCTTTGTCTCCAg